TCCGATATCGAATTCCTCAGCTCCTGTGAAATCTCTCTGGTTGTATGTCACGATAAAGTCGCAACCAGCAGCGGCCGCCAATTCGAGAACCATGTCGTCCTTTGGATCACGAAGCAACGGTCGCCACAGGTAATAAATCTTCCTATGCCTGGCCACGGCACAGACGAAATCCAGGATGTCATCAATGTCTCTGGCCGAAGGCCCCCCTCGGCGGACCGTCCTTTTTGCAGCTTTCTCGTATTCAATAACCAAGGGAACTGAAACGCTGATCTCAAACCGGCTGTCTCCCAAGAGCCGCAGCAGTCTGAATGAGGCCCCTCTCTTCGATCGTAATGCCGAGACAAGGACGTTTGTATCGATGACAATCTGCAAGCTCTTCATTATGGTATTATATATAATACCATTAGCTCAGTCAAGTAAGGACGTTCACCGTCGTGCTGACACTCTCGTGCTTCAGCAGCTCCGGAAGGTCCCCTGGAAACAGGACAGCCCTCTGGGGCTTCCCGTACCCCAAAGGGCTGTGACAGCTTCCTTGCACTGGACGCGGGTCCGGTTGCCTGGGCGGAGCTGCGACACACCGCAGGCCCACCGCTGAGCGCTCTAACAGGCGATGGCGTCGGCACGAGCGACGAATTACGCCGCGGTAAGCCGAACCTTACTCACCTTTCCGAGCTTGACCCGCTGCCTGGCCTGCCAAAGATCATAGTTGTACTGCATGGCCAGCCAACTCTCCGGGGAGCGGCCGAGCGCCTTCGAAAGGCGCAGCGCCATTTCCGGGCTGATGCCGCTGGTACCCTTCAGGATACGATTCAGCGTGGAGGCGGACACACCGAGCTTGGCGGCAAGCCCGCGACCACTCAGGTGGTTCGGTTCAAGATACACCTCGGCGATGAATTCTCCGGGATGGGGAGGATTGTGCATACCCATCAGTGATAGTCCTCATAGTCCAGGACGTAGGCGTGTCCGTCTCTGAACTCGAATGTTACACGCCAGTTTGCATTGACCCACACCGACCAGCGGCCCCGTTCAGCGCCTTTCAACGGGTGAAGACGAAACCCCGGAACGTTCATGTCCTCAACGGACTGAGACGTATCCAATGCGATTAGGAGCATCCGAAGCCGCTGCGCGTGGGGGGGTTGAATTCCCGCCGCGTTTCCCGACTCAAAGAACTTCCTGAGTCCCTTGTGTCGGAATGACTGAATCATACGTTAATAATAGCGCGTTGCGCATCACGCGACAAGGCTTAACTATGACCTATACCGATCGCACCGTCTTCATCAACTATTGTCAGCCGTAGCGGATTCTTTGGAGTTGTTCAGTGGTTAGCAAGAGATGTCTTGGCTGCCCGGATGGGACACACACTGGTCATGCTCACCTGCTCGTGCTTCAGACGCTCCGGGAGGGTCGCCTGGAAACAGGACAGCCCTTTGGGGCTTCCCGTCCCTCAAAGGGCTGCGACAGATTCCTCCCGCCGAACGCGGGGCCGGTTGGCTTATCGATGCTCACCGGCCGCTATGCCCCCGGAGCGCTTGCTCTCTCTTCGGGCGGCTTGAGCGATTGGAACTGGCGATACAACACTAGGTCGTAGATGATTTTTAAACTACCTGCGATCACGAAAGGTGCGCCGATAAGTACGGGATTCGCCAGCAACAAACCGCTGAGTACCGGTGATAGCGATGCACCGACCGACCGGGCTATCGTTGTGACCCCGGATGCGGCAGAACGTTCGTCAGGAGACACGACCGCCATGGTATACGACTGACGGGTGGGCACATCCATCTGTGAAATACTGAAACGTAGAAGAAGCACACCGATCGCTAACGGCAAATTGGGCATGAACGGCACGAGACACAGCAACACATTCGAGGGAATATGTGTGAACACCATTGTCCTAATCAGGCCGATCCGTGCCGCGATGCGGGCAGCCAATAACGCCGAGATACCTGCCAGGACGTTCGCACCAAAGAAGATGCTGCCGAGTATACCGACGTCAATTCCAAATCTGACGTGAAACCAGTACGCTATAAGGCTCTGAATCACAAACCCACCCGCGAACGCATCCAACGCAAACAGGCCGCTCAGCTTCATCACCACGCCTTTAGAACGATGCAGCCCAAACATGCGATGGGCAGGCACACGGCCGGCTCTCGTTTCAACCGATGACGACAGGCACAGAAACGTTGAGGCAAGCAGTACCCCGCTCATAGCGTAGCCAATCAATACGACACGGTACGACTCGAGCGGTGAAAAACCGGACCCCTGCAGGGTGTGAGCCAGCCAGCCACCGCCCAACGCGCCTGACGCCGTCGCAAATGAACCGACAAGGTTATACCACGCAAACACGTGGGTACGTCGTTCGTTTGGCAGGAGCTGGGAGAGAGCGGCCTGTTCAATGGACAAAAACGGACCGATTTCGTTTCCACTTGGGCTGATGACACCAATAATCGCGGCGACGATCAAGAGGATGGGGTTGCGAGTGAGGACGAAAGCCGCACCTGCCACAACCATCAATGTCGCGCCCAGCACCAGCATTCGTCGTCTGCCGAACCTGTCGGCTGACGTGGTAATCCAGAGCGAAATCCCCACGTCGCCAACCAGCGTCAGGCTCAGCAGTAAGCCTATGGCTTGTTCGCTCAGGCCGAGTTGCGCCAGATACAATGTCAACACAACAGACAAGAAGCCGTATGCGAACAAGCGCATGATGCGCGCGACAAATAACAGCGCAATGTCAATCTGTGAACGCGTCATTGGGTTTGCCTCGTCAAATCATTGCCTGGCAATAAGGACAGAGGGCGTCATATACAATCCTCGTCGCGCTCACATTCTCGTGCTTCATGGGTTCCGGCAGGGGCCACCGGAAACAGGACAGCCCTTTGGGGCTCACCATACCCCCAAAGGGCTGTACAGATTTCTCTCGATCGCGACTTCGTTGGAGGCTATTCCTTGGCCCCGGCATTCTTGAGAAGTTGCACGATCTCGTTTTCGTCCCTGTTAAATGCTATCATCATGGCCGTTACACCGTTGTTCGTTTTAGCGTTCACGTCCGCGCCATGTGCGAGCAGCAGTTCTACGACCTCGCGGTGGCCTTCCTGAGACGCCCACAGCAAGGCCGTTGCGCCGTTACTCTGTCTGGCGTTCACATCCGTGCCCTCCGCAATCAGCAGCTCGACGACCTCCCGATGACCTGCCAGCGCCGCTCTCATCATGGCCGTCCAGCCCTCGTCGGATTTGATGTGTATCCAGGCGCC
Above is a window of Candidatus Methylomirabilis lanthanidiphila DNA encoding:
- a CDS encoding XRE family transcriptional regulator translates to MGMHNPPHPGEFIAEVYLEPNHLSGRGLAAKLGVSASTLNRILKGTSGISPEMALRLSKALGRSPESWLAMQYNYDLWQARQRVKLGKVSKVRLTAA
- a CDS encoding peptidase; its protein translation is MIQSFRHKGLRKFFESGNAAGIQPPHAQRLRMLLIALDTSQSVEDMNVPGFRLHPLKGAERGRWSVWVNANWRVTFEFRDGHAYVLDYEDYH
- a CDS encoding Major Facilitator Superfamily protein, giving the protein MTRSQIDIALLFVARIMRLFAYGFLSVVLTLYLAQLGLSEQAIGLLLSLTLVGDVGISLWITTSADRFGRRRMLVLGATLMVVAGAAFVLTRNPILLIVAAIIGVISPSGNEIGPFLSIEQAALSQLLPNERRTHVFAWYNLVGSFATASGALGGGWLAHTLQGSGFSPLESYRVVLIGYAMSGVLLASTFLCLSSSVETRAGRVPAHRMFGLHRSKGVVMKLSGLFALDAFAGGFVIQSLIAYWFHVRFGIDVGILGSIFFGANVLAGISALLAARIAARIGLIRTMVFTHIPSNVLLCLVPFMPNLPLAIGVLLLRFSISQMDVPTRQSYTMAVVSPDERSAASGVTTIARSVGASLSPVLSGLLLANPVLIGAPFVIAGSLKIIYDLVLYRQFQSLKPPEERASAPGA
- a CDS encoding Ankyrin repeats (3 copies), translating into MSDDVNAADRHGRTALMKLAQEGGPEAVEALIAKGANVNARDEYGWTALMRASLRGRLEVVKVLIKHGAWIHIKSDEGWTAMMRAALAGHREVVELLIAEGTDVNARQSNGATALLWASQEGHREVVELLLAHGADVNAKTNNGVTAMMIAFNRDENEIVQLLKNAGAKE